Proteins encoded together in one Papio anubis isolate 15944 chromosome 3, Panubis1.0, whole genome shotgun sequence window:
- the LOC101013440 gene encoding LOW QUALITY PROTEIN: 28S ribosomal protein S33, mitochondrial-like (The sequence of the model RefSeq protein was modified relative to this genomic sequence to represent the inferred CDS: inserted 1 base in 1 codon), whose amino-acid sequence MSSFSECALRMSRLSARLIGQVPRPTDSKAMKVAKXFREPPLAKKETYDWYPDHNTYTVLTGTLRFLGLYRDEHQDFKDEQKRLKKLHGKGKPKKGEGKRTAKKIVLVPQEGEFLPQWQREESAFIAFPHIGGMS is encoded by the exons ATGTCCTCCTTTTCAGAATGTGCTTTGCGCATGTCTCGTCTCAGTGCTCGTCTAATTGGTCAAGTCCCCAGGCCTACTGATTCCAAAGCTATGAAAGTAGCGA CTTTTAGAGAACCGCCCTTGGCCAAGAAGGAGACTTATGACTGGTATCCAGATCACAATACTTACACGGTACTCACAGGAACACTCCGATTTCTTGGTCTCTACAGAGATGAGCATCAAGATTTTAAAGATGAGCAAAAACGACTAAAGAAGCTTCATGGAAAGGGGAAAccaaagaagggagaagggaaaagaacaGCAAAAAAGATAGTGTTGGTCCCTCAAGAGGGAGAATTTCTTCCTCAGTGGCAGAGAGAAGAAAGTGCATTTATTGCTTTTCCACATATTGGAGGAAtgtcataa